The Streptomyces sp. NBC_01197 genome window below encodes:
- a CDS encoding LLM class flavin-dependent oxidoreductase, whose translation MAFTVVRFNLVDPRATPESLSARYRTALEMAAYADDRGVDTVQTEEHHGVGNNWLPSPFVFAGSVFGATRRIAVTVSAIIGPLYDPLRLAEDIAVLDLISAGRLATVAGIGYRPDEYAQQGVEWTRRGRLQDELLETLLAAWTGEPFAYRGRTVRVTPRPYTAPHPLLLVGGSSRAAARRAARLGLPLFPSAYLPELEAYYHQQRAEYGTEGFCMMPEAETPLLHIAEDPDRTWAEYGEYFLHEARTYSSWQSADIHSAVRSAADTVDGLRAEGVYRIVTPDECVALAEGGAGSLVLHPLCGGIPVDEGWRSLHLFAERVLPRLKS comes from the coding sequence ATGGCCTTCACAGTCGTCAGGTTCAATCTCGTCGATCCGCGGGCGACCCCCGAGTCACTCTCCGCCCGCTACCGCACCGCCCTTGAGATGGCCGCGTACGCGGACGACCGCGGCGTCGACACCGTCCAGACCGAGGAGCATCACGGCGTCGGCAACAACTGGCTGCCGTCCCCGTTCGTCTTCGCGGGCTCCGTCTTCGGGGCCACCCGCCGGATCGCGGTCACCGTCTCCGCGATCATCGGCCCGCTCTACGACCCGCTGCGCCTCGCGGAGGACATCGCCGTCCTCGACCTGATCAGCGCGGGCCGGCTGGCCACGGTCGCGGGCATCGGCTACCGGCCCGACGAGTACGCGCAGCAGGGCGTCGAGTGGACCCGGCGCGGCCGGCTCCAGGACGAGTTGCTCGAGACCCTGCTGGCCGCGTGGACCGGCGAGCCGTTCGCGTACCGGGGGCGTACGGTCCGGGTCACCCCGCGCCCGTACACCGCTCCGCACCCGCTGCTGCTCGTCGGCGGCTCGTCCAGGGCGGCGGCCCGCCGGGCCGCGCGGCTGGGGCTGCCGCTGTTCCCGAGCGCGTATCTGCCGGAACTGGAGGCGTACTACCACCAGCAGCGCGCGGAGTACGGGACCGAGGGCTTCTGCATGATGCCGGAGGCCGAGACCCCGCTGCTGCACATCGCGGAGGATCCCGACCGGACCTGGGCCGAGTACGGCGAGTACTTCCTGCACGAAGCGCGCACCTACTCCTCATGGCAGTCCGCGGATATCCACTCGGCGGTCCGTTCGGCCGCGGATACGGTGGACGGGCTGCGCGCGGAGGGCGTCTACCGGATCGTCACCCCCGACGAGTGCGTGGCCCTGGCCGAGGGCGGCGCCGGGAGCCTCGTACTGCATCCGCTGTGCGGCGGGATACCGGTGGACGAGGGGTGGCGCAGTCTGCATCTCTTCGCCGAACGCGTACTGCCCCGGCTCAAGAGCTGA
- the rpmF gene encoding 50S ribosomal protein L32 codes for MAVPKRKMSRSNTRHRRSQWKAAVPTLVACERCQEPKLQHIACPSCGTYNKRQVLEV; via the coding sequence GTGGCTGTTCCGAAGCGGAAGATGTCGCGCAGCAACACGCGCCACCGCCGGTCGCAGTGGAAGGCTGCGGTCCCCACCCTGGTTGCGTGCGAGCGCTGCCAGGAGCCGAAGCTCCAGCACATCGCGTGCCCGAGCTGCGGCACCTACAACAAGCGCCAGGTCCTCGAGGTCTGA
- a CDS encoding chromosome segregation SMC family protein, which yields MHLKAMTLRGFKSFASATTLRFEPGITCVVGPNGSGKSNVVDALSWVMGEQGAKSLRGGKMEDVIFAGTTGRPPLGRAEVSLTIDNSDGALPIEYAEVTITRIMFRNGGSEYQINGDTCRLLDIQELLSDSGIGREMHVIVGQGQLDSVLHADPMGRRAFIEEAAGVLKHRKRKEKALRKLDAMQANLARVQDLTDELRRQLKPLGRQAAVARRAAVIQADLRDARLRLLADDLVTMRRALRSEIADEAALKERRETAETALKAALAREAGLEDDVRQLAPRLQRAQQTWYELSQLAERVRGTVSLADARVKSASAAPEEERRGRDPEDMEREAARIREQEAELEAALESAERALEDTSAHRAELERELAAEERRLRDAARAIADRREGLARLNGQVNAARSRAGSAQAEIDRLAEARDGAQERAEAAQQEYEQLKAEVEGLDAGDLDLADRHSTAKSALAEAETALTVARETATAAERERAALTARHEALALGLRRKDGTGVLLGAEDRPAGLLGPVAELLTVAAGYEVPVAAALGVAADALAVRDTATAADAIRRLRKQDAGRATLLPGTAAAPARESGAAVLPGQIRTDGQGQPGSGAPEVPDARHGDGAGVVPGGHSGGGRSGGYSEGQPGDLSGSGADSLPSGGTAPRPYRAAVALAAPFAVDLVGGPAELLPGVRRLLRDIVVVSTLEDAEELIAERPGLTAVTSEGDVLGTHFAHGGSAGAPSLLEVQASVDEAAAGLAELAVRCDELAGAQRAATGRRAECAALVDELAELRRTADREKSGVAQQLGRLAGQARGAAGEAERSAAAAAKAQEALERATGEAEELAERLLVAEEAPMEEEPDTSVRDRLAADGANARQTEMEARLQARTHEERVKGLAGRAEALDRGARAEREARARAEQRRARLRHEAAVASAVADGARQLLAHVEVSLVRAEQERAAAEAAKAGREQELTAERNRGRDLKAELDRLTDSVHRGEVIGAEKRLRIEQLETRALEELGVEPAGLVADYGPDQPVPPSPAAEGEELPDDPDHPRNQPVPFDRAGQEKRLRSAERAYQQLGKVNPLALEEFSALEERHKFLSEQLEDLKKTRADLLLVVKQVDERVEQVFTEAYRDTAREFEGVFARLFPGGDGRLILTDPGNMLTTGVDVEARPPGKKVKRLSLLSGGERSLTAVALLVSIFKARPSPFYVMDEVEAALDDTNLQRLIRIMEELQESSQLIVITHQKRTMEVADALYGVSMQGDGVSKVISQRLR from the coding sequence GTGCACCTCAAGGCCATGACCCTCCGCGGGTTCAAATCCTTCGCCTCGGCCACCACCCTCCGGTTCGAGCCCGGCATCACGTGTGTCGTGGGGCCCAACGGATCGGGCAAGTCCAACGTGGTCGACGCGCTCTCCTGGGTCATGGGGGAGCAGGGCGCCAAATCGCTGCGCGGCGGCAAGATGGAAGACGTCATCTTCGCCGGGACGACCGGCCGGCCGCCGCTGGGCCGCGCCGAGGTCTCGCTCACCATCGACAACTCGGACGGTGCGCTGCCCATCGAGTACGCGGAAGTCACCATTACCCGGATCATGTTCCGCAATGGCGGCAGCGAGTACCAGATCAACGGCGACACCTGCCGGCTGCTGGACATCCAGGAGCTGCTGTCGGATTCCGGGATCGGCCGCGAGATGCACGTCATCGTCGGGCAGGGGCAGCTCGACTCCGTACTGCACGCGGATCCCATGGGGCGCCGCGCCTTCATCGAGGAGGCCGCGGGCGTACTGAAGCACCGCAAGCGCAAGGAGAAGGCGCTGCGGAAGCTGGACGCGATGCAGGCCAATCTGGCGCGGGTCCAGGACCTCACCGATGAACTGCGCCGCCAGCTCAAGCCGTTGGGCCGGCAGGCCGCGGTCGCCCGGCGCGCCGCCGTCATCCAGGCCGACCTCAGGGACGCGCGGCTGCGGCTGCTCGCCGACGACCTGGTGACGATGCGCAGGGCGCTGCGGAGCGAGATCGCCGACGAGGCGGCGCTGAAGGAGCGCCGGGAGACGGCGGAGACGGCGCTCAAGGCCGCGCTCGCGCGCGAGGCCGGCCTTGAGGACGACGTGCGGCAGCTGGCCCCGAGACTCCAGCGGGCCCAGCAGACCTGGTACGAGCTGTCGCAGCTGGCCGAGCGCGTGCGTGGTACGGTCTCGCTCGCCGACGCGCGGGTGAAGAGCGCGTCCGCCGCCCCCGAGGAGGAGCGGCGGGGCCGTGATCCCGAGGACATGGAGCGCGAGGCCGCCAGGATCCGGGAGCAGGAGGCCGAGCTGGAGGCCGCGCTGGAGTCGGCCGAGCGCGCGCTGGAAGACACCTCGGCGCACCGGGCGGAGCTGGAACGGGAGCTCGCCGCCGAGGAACGCAGGCTCAGGGACGCCGCCCGGGCCATCGCCGACCGGCGCGAAGGGCTCGCGCGACTGAACGGGCAGGTCAACGCGGCCCGAAGCAGAGCCGGTTCGGCGCAGGCAGAGATCGACCGGCTCGCCGAGGCGCGGGACGGGGCCCAGGAGCGCGCCGAAGCGGCCCAGCAGGAGTACGAGCAGCTCAAGGCCGAGGTCGAGGGGCTCGACGCGGGCGACCTGGACCTCGCCGACCGGCACAGCACGGCGAAGTCCGCGCTGGCGGAGGCGGAGACCGCGCTCACCGTGGCCCGGGAGACGGCCACGGCCGCCGAGCGGGAGCGGGCCGCGCTTACGGCCCGGCACGAGGCGCTGGCGCTCGGGCTGCGCCGCAAGGACGGCACCGGTGTGCTGCTCGGAGCCGAGGACCGCCCGGCCGGTCTGCTGGGCCCGGTCGCGGAGCTGCTGACGGTGGCCGCCGGGTACGAGGTCCCGGTGGCCGCCGCCCTGGGGGTGGCGGCCGACGCGCTCGCGGTGCGCGACACGGCCACCGCGGCGGACGCGATCCGGCGGCTGCGCAAGCAGGACGCCGGCCGGGCGACGCTGCTCCCCGGCACGGCGGCCGCCCCGGCGCGCGAGTCCGGCGCCGCAGTTCTGCCCGGCCAGATCCGTACGGACGGCCAGGGGCAGCCGGGCAGCGGGGCTCCCGAGGTGCCGGACGCCCGGCACGGCGACGGTGCGGGGGTGGTTCCGGGGGGCCATTCAGGGGGCGGCCGGTCCGGTGGGTATTCCGAAGGTCAGCCCGGAGATCTTTCGGGCAGTGGTGCCGATTCCCTCCCGTCCGGCGGGACGGCGCCGAGACCGTACCGCGCCGCCGTCGCTCTCGCCGCGCCCTTCGCCGTCGATCTGGTCGGCGGCCCCGCCGAGCTGCTGCCCGGGGTGCGCAGACTGCTGCGCGACATCGTCGTCGTAAGCACCCTCGAAGACGCCGAGGAGCTGATCGCCGAACGGCCCGGGCTGACCGCCGTGACCTCCGAAGGTGATGTCCTGGGAACGCACTTCGCACACGGCGGGTCCGCCGGCGCGCCCAGCCTGCTGGAGGTGCAGGCGTCCGTGGACGAGGCCGCCGCCGGGCTGGCTGAGCTGGCCGTACGGTGCGACGAGCTGGCCGGAGCGCAGCGCGCTGCAACCGGCCGGCGCGCGGAGTGCGCGGCGCTCGTCGACGAGCTGGCGGAGCTGCGGCGCACAGCCGACCGGGAGAAGTCGGGTGTCGCCCAGCAGCTCGGTCGCCTCGCCGGGCAGGCGCGCGGCGCGGCGGGCGAGGCCGAGCGGTCGGCGGCTGCCGCCGCCAAGGCTCAGGAGGCCCTGGAGCGCGCGACCGGCGAGGCCGAGGAGCTGGCCGAACGTCTCCTTGTGGCCGAGGAGGCGCCCATGGAGGAGGAGCCGGACACCTCCGTACGGGACCGGCTCGCCGCCGACGGGGCCAATGCCCGGCAGACCGAGATGGAGGCCAGGCTCCAGGCCCGTACCCATGAGGAGAGAGTCAAGGGGCTCGCGGGGCGGGCCGAAGCACTCGACCGGGGAGCGCGCGCCGAGCGTGAGGCCCGGGCGCGCGCCGAGCAGCGCCGCGCCCGGCTGCGCCACGAGGCCGCGGTCGCGTCGGCCGTCGCGGACGGGGCGCGCCAGCTGCTCGCGCATGTCGAGGTGTCGCTGGTCCGCGCCGAACAGGAGCGGGCCGCAGCCGAGGCAGCGAAGGCAGGGCGCGAGCAGGAGCTGACGGCCGAGCGGAACCGGGGCCGCGACCTCAAGGCCGAACTCGACCGGCTCACCGACTCGGTGCACCGCGGCGAGGTGATCGGAGCCGAGAAGCGGCTGCGGATCGAGCAGCTGGAGACCAGGGCGCTGGAGGAGCTGGGTGTGGAGCCGGCCGGTCTTGTGGCCGACTACGGCCCGGACCAGCCGGTGCCGCCGTCCCCGGCCGCCGAGGGGGAGGAGCTGCCTGACGATCCGGACCATCCGCGGAACCAGCCGGTGCCGTTCGACCGGGCCGGGCAGGAGAAGCGGCTCAGGTCGGCTGAACGGGCGTACCAGCAACTCGGAAAGGTGAATCCGCTCGCTCTGGAGGAGTTCTCCGCGCTGGAGGAGCGGCACAAGTTCCTCTCCGAGCAGCTGGAGGACCTGAAGAAGACGAGAGCCGACCTGCTGCTGGTGGTCAAGCAGGTCGACGAACGCGTCGAGCAGGTCTTCACCGAGGCGTACCGCGACACCGCACGCGAGTTCGAAGGGGTCTTCGCCCGGCTCTTCCCCGGCGGCGACGGACGGCTGATCCTGACCGACCCCGGCAACATGCTCACCACCGGTGTGGACGTCGAGGCCCGGCCGCCTGGCAAGAAGGTCAAGCGCCTCTCGCTGCTCTCCGGCGGGGAGCGGTCGCTGACCGCCGTGGCCCTGCTGGTGTCGATCTTCAAGGCCAGGCCCAGCCCGTTCTACGTGATGGACGAGGTGGAGGCCGCGCTCGACGACACCAACCTCCAGCGGCTGATCCGGATCATGGAGGAGCTCCAGGAGAGTTCCCAGCTCATCGTGATCACTCATCAGAAGCGCACGATGGAGGTGGCCGACGCGCTCTACGGCGTCTCCATGCAGGGCGACGGGGTCTCCAAGGTCATCAGCCAGCGTCTTCGCTGA
- a CDS encoding acylphosphatase codes for MNEDVRLAAWVRGKVQGVGFRWFTRASALRIGGLTGFASNLEDGRVQVVAEGPREKCDLLLEWLRSSDTPGRVDGVSEIWDTPRHIYQSFEIR; via the coding sequence ATGAACGAAGATGTACGGCTCGCCGCCTGGGTGCGGGGCAAGGTTCAGGGCGTGGGGTTCCGCTGGTTCACCAGGGCCAGCGCCCTGCGGATCGGTGGGCTCACCGGATTCGCCAGCAATCTGGAGGACGGCAGGGTGCAGGTCGTCGCCGAAGGGCCGCGGGAGAAGTGCGACCTTCTCCTGGAGTGGTTGAGGTCGTCCGACACACCCGGCCGCGTCGACGGTGTGTCTGAGATCTGGGACACCCCGCGCCACATCTACCAGAGCTTCGAGATCCGCTGA
- a CDS encoding CAP domain-containing protein, which produces MGRHSRSAAGPDAADDPAAAVNRRRNRAQGKGRSSAPVRTGLLGVSAAVAVGAVAMASGLLPGGDTYTMGGSGGSGQVRADGVPDLQTQGGSSATPESDTPSAPGTPSAPAGLSSARAHAPAAAPSPQKPEAPAVPSQRKTGSPAARSASRSAAPARTAAPTAVSGPTESARTAAVTSTESTAAAAVLSLVNQQRAQAGCRPVRADMSLASLAGAFSAEMASRSFFDHTDPDGATPWDRADKAGVKGLGGENIARGQADAAAVMDSWMHSPGHRANILNCHFKTLGVGVHFGTGGPWWTQDFGY; this is translated from the coding sequence ATGGGACGCCACAGCCGCTCCGCCGCCGGACCCGACGCCGCTGACGATCCGGCGGCCGCCGTGAACCGGCGGCGGAACCGGGCGCAGGGCAAGGGCCGGAGCTCCGCGCCCGTACGCACCGGGCTGCTGGGGGTGTCGGCGGCCGTCGCGGTGGGCGCCGTGGCGATGGCATCGGGGCTGCTGCCCGGCGGCGACACCTACACGATGGGCGGCTCGGGCGGCAGCGGTCAGGTCCGCGCCGACGGCGTACCGGACCTCCAGACCCAGGGCGGATCGTCGGCCACACCGGAATCGGACACCCCGTCCGCACCGGGCACCCCGTCCGCACCGGCCGGCCTGTCCTCCGCCCGCGCGCACGCCCCGGCGGCCGCGCCGTCCCCGCAGAAGCCGGAGGCTCCCGCCGTACCGTCGCAGCGGAAGACGGGCAGCCCCGCCGCACGGAGCGCCTCGCGCAGCGCGGCACCAGCCCGTACGGCGGCGCCCACCGCGGTGTCCGGACCCACCGAGTCCGCCCGCACCGCGGCGGTGACCAGCACCGAGAGCACCGCGGCCGCGGCGGTTCTCAGCCTGGTCAACCAGCAGCGGGCCCAGGCCGGTTGCCGGCCCGTGCGGGCGGACATGAGCCTCGCCTCGCTGGCCGGGGCCTTCAGCGCCGAGATGGCGTCCCGGAGTTTCTTCGACCACACCGATCCCGACGGGGCCACCCCGTGGGACCGGGCGGACAAAGCGGGCGTGAAGGGCCTGGGCGGCGAGAACATCGCACGCGGCCAGGCCGACGCCGCCGCCGTGATGGACTCCTGGATGCACAGCCCGGGCCACCGCGCGAACATACTCAACTGCCACTTCAAGACGCTCGGTGTCGGTGTCCACTTCGGCACCGGCGGGCCCTGGTGGACCCAGGACTTCGGCTACTGA
- a CDS encoding sugar porter family MFS transporter yields the protein MTSTANTPQAGGAPAAPEHLAHVIFITAAAAMGGFLFGYDSSVINGAVEGIRHKYNVGSGTLAQVIAVALIGCAIGAATAGRIADRIGRIRCMQIASVLFTISAVGSALPFALWDLALWRIIGGFGIGMASVIGPAYIAEVSPPAYRGRLGSFQQAAIVVGIAVSQLVNYGILQTANGNQRGHLLGIEAWQLMLGVMVIPAVIYGLLSFAIPESPRYLISAGKTDRARKVLSEVEGSHIDLDARVAEIRLAMKREHKSTFKDLLGGGFYFKRIVWIGIGLSAFQQLVGINVAFYYSATLWQSVGIDPSTSFLYSFTTSIINIIGTVVAMILVDRIGRRPLVLIGSTGMVIGLALEAWAFSYHLVGGKLPTVQGWVALVAAHWFVFFFAMSWGVVVWVFLGEMFPNKIRAAALGVAASAQWIANWAITASFPSLADWNLSATYVIYTVFAVLSIPFVLLFVKETKGKTLEEMG from the coding sequence GTGACCAGCACGGCGAACACACCGCAGGCCGGCGGCGCCCCGGCTGCCCCTGAGCATCTCGCGCACGTCATCTTCATCACGGCCGCGGCCGCCATGGGCGGGTTCCTGTTCGGCTACGACAGCTCGGTGATCAACGGAGCCGTCGAGGGCATCCGGCACAAGTACAACGTCGGTTCGGGGACCCTCGCCCAGGTCATCGCCGTCGCCCTGATCGGCTGCGCGATCGGGGCCGCCACGGCCGGCCGCATCGCCGACCGCATCGGGCGCATCCGCTGTATGCAGATCGCGTCCGTGCTGTTCACCATCAGCGCCGTCGGCTCCGCGCTCCCCTTCGCCCTGTGGGACCTCGCTCTCTGGCGCATCATCGGCGGTTTCGGCATCGGGATGGCATCGGTCATCGGCCCGGCCTATATCGCCGAGGTCTCCCCGCCCGCGTACCGCGGCCGGCTCGGGTCCTTCCAGCAGGCGGCGATCGTCGTCGGCATCGCTGTCTCACAGCTCGTCAACTACGGCATTCTGCAGACGGCCAACGGCAACCAGCGCGGCCATCTGCTGGGTATCGAGGCCTGGCAGCTCATGCTCGGTGTGATGGTGATCCCGGCCGTGATCTACGGGCTGCTGTCCTTCGCGATCCCCGAGTCGCCCCGCTATCTGATCTCCGCGGGCAAGACGGACCGGGCCAGGAAGGTGCTGTCCGAGGTCGAGGGCTCGCACATCGATCTCGACGCGCGGGTGGCCGAGATCCGCCTCGCCATGAAGCGCGAGCACAAGTCGACGTTCAAGGACCTGCTGGGCGGGGGCTTCTACTTCAAGCGCATCGTCTGGATCGGTATCGGACTCTCGGCCTTCCAGCAACTGGTCGGTATCAACGTCGCCTTCTACTACTCCGCGACCCTGTGGCAGTCCGTCGGTATCGACCCGTCGACCTCGTTCCTGTACTCCTTCACCACGTCCATCATCAACATCATCGGCACCGTGGTCGCCATGATCCTGGTGGACCGGATCGGCCGCAGGCCGCTGGTGCTGATCGGCTCCACGGGCATGGTCATCGGGCTCGCTCTGGAAGCCTGGGCGTTCTCGTACCATCTCGTCGGCGGCAAACTGCCGACCGTCCAGGGCTGGGTCGCGCTCGTGGCCGCCCACTGGTTCGTGTTCTTCTTCGCGATGTCGTGGGGCGTCGTCGTCTGGGTCTTCCTCGGCGAGATGTTCCCGAACAAGATCCGTGCCGCCGCCCTCGGGGTGGCCGCTTCGGCCCAGTGGATCGCCAACTGGGCGATCACGGCCAGCTTCCCGAGCCTCGCCGACTGGAACCTCTCGGCGACGTACGTGATCTACACCGTCTTCGCCGTGCTCTCGATCCCCTTCGTGCTGCTGTTCGTGAAGGAGACCAAGGGCAAGACGCTGGAGGAGATGGGCTGA
- the mutM gene encoding bifunctional DNA-formamidopyrimidine glycosylase/DNA-(apurinic or apyrimidinic site) lyase — translation MPELPEVEVVRRGLERWVSGRTVADVQVLHPRAVRRHTAGGEDFAAALRGHRFGVARRRGKYLWLPLEDAGTDTAAASAGGEAGAAYSVLGHLGMSGQLLVQPEGAPDEKHLRVRIRFDDIAGTELRFVDQRTFGGLSLHANTPDGLPDVIAHIARDPLDEEFDDAAFHAALRVRRTTIKRALLDQSLISGVGNIYADEALWRARLHYERPTATLTRARTVELLGHVRDVMNQALAVGGTSFDSLYVNVNGESGYFDRSLDAYGREDEPCRRCGTPMRRRAWMNRSSYFCPRCQRPPAGSVQ, via the coding sequence GTGCCCGAGTTGCCCGAGGTCGAAGTCGTACGGCGTGGACTGGAACGCTGGGTCTCCGGCCGTACCGTCGCCGATGTGCAGGTGCTGCACCCCCGAGCGGTCCGCCGGCACACCGCGGGCGGTGAGGACTTCGCCGCTGCCCTGCGCGGGCACCGGTTCGGCGTGGCCCGCCGCCGGGGGAAGTACCTCTGGCTGCCGCTGGAGGACGCAGGCACCGATACCGCTGCCGCCTCCGCCGGTGGGGAGGCCGGGGCCGCGTACTCGGTCCTCGGTCATCTCGGGATGAGCGGGCAGCTCCTGGTCCAGCCCGAGGGGGCGCCCGACGAGAAGCACCTGCGGGTCCGTATCCGGTTCGACGACATCGCGGGCACCGAGCTGCGCTTCGTCGACCAGCGGACCTTCGGCGGGCTCTCGCTGCACGCGAACACCCCCGACGGGCTCCCCGACGTCATCGCGCACATCGCCCGCGACCCGCTGGACGAGGAGTTCGACGACGCCGCGTTCCACGCAGCGCTGCGGGTGCGCCGCACCACCATCAAGCGCGCCCTGCTCGACCAGTCACTGATCAGCGGGGTCGGCAACATCTACGCGGACGAGGCGCTCTGGCGCGCGCGGCTGCACTATGAGCGCCCCACCGCCACGCTCACCCGCGCCCGGACCGTGGAACTCCTGGGCCATGTACGGGACGTGATGAACCAGGCCCTCGCCGTCGGCGGTACCAGCTTCGACAGCCTCTACGTCAATGTGAACGGCGAGTCCGGCTACTTCGACCGGTCGCTCGACGCCTACGGGCGGGAGGACGAGCCGTGCCGCCGCTGCGGCACCCCCATGCGCCGCCGCGCCTGGATGAACCGGTCCAGCTACTTCTGCCCGCGCTGCCAGCGCCCGCCCGCCGGGTCGGTTCAGTAG
- a CDS encoding purine-cytosine permease family protein, with the protein MPHASDVEGAVETRGLEPVPDNERKGRVRDLIPTWVAANISVLLLAMGASLVVADKLNFWQALIAAFVAPVISYGLVGLISIAGKRGGAPGMALSRSVFGQRGNLLPGSLIWIARWGWETINAVTGAYALLTVLDICFGIHSSTPLIIVTLLLFVAATFLISGLGINALHLCNKWSTYLFGIFSVLVLVYLIADTDWSAVFAKPAGTTASLVAGIGLIAAGGLSWVPSGPDFARYLPRRSSGAGMVGASIGGAGIVVLPMVLMGAVMAVSTPDLANASDPVSFLGKVLPMWIAVPYLLIAVVGMVLINAMSMYSAGFTALTLGIKVPRAWAVSVNAVISVVLGLILMLAATSFLGSFVAFLSLLAVAFSAWIGVFGADMLLGRKYDPVALMDTTRTSAYWYRGGFSPAAVGAWLAALVTGMLFTTAGTAGSAWFSGPFADTWLGRNGLGWVVTILVSGVLYAVLPKPEPKPQGGSAGQGPDADREPAGLPI; encoded by the coding sequence ATGCCCCACGCCTCCGACGTCGAAGGCGCGGTGGAAACCCGCGGTCTCGAACCCGTCCCGGACAACGAACGCAAAGGCCGTGTCCGCGACCTGATCCCGACCTGGGTTGCCGCCAATATCAGTGTGCTGCTCCTCGCGATGGGCGCGAGCCTGGTCGTGGCCGACAAGCTGAACTTCTGGCAGGCACTGATCGCCGCCTTCGTGGCCCCGGTCATCAGTTACGGACTTGTCGGCCTCATCAGCATCGCCGGCAAGCGCGGTGGGGCCCCCGGCATGGCCCTCTCCCGTTCGGTCTTCGGCCAGCGCGGCAATCTGCTGCCCGGCTCGCTGATCTGGATCGCCCGCTGGGGCTGGGAGACGATCAACGCGGTGACCGGTGCGTATGCGCTGCTGACCGTGCTGGACATCTGTTTCGGCATCCACAGCAGCACCCCGCTGATCATCGTGACCCTGCTGCTGTTCGTCGCTGCCACGTTCCTGATCTCGGGCCTCGGCATCAACGCCCTGCACCTGTGCAACAAGTGGTCCACGTATCTCTTCGGGATCTTCTCGGTCCTGGTGCTGGTCTACCTGATCGCCGACACCGACTGGTCCGCCGTGTTCGCCAAGCCGGCCGGCACCACCGCCTCCCTGGTCGCGGGCATCGGCCTGATCGCCGCGGGCGGTCTCAGCTGGGTCCCCTCCGGCCCCGACTTCGCGCGGTACCTGCCGCGGCGCTCCTCCGGCGCCGGCATGGTCGGCGCGTCGATCGGCGGCGCGGGCATCGTCGTCCTGCCGATGGTGCTGATGGGTGCCGTGATGGCGGTCTCCACCCCGGATCTCGCGAACGCGTCCGACCCGGTCTCCTTCCTGGGCAAGGTCCTGCCGATGTGGATCGCGGTCCCGTACCTGCTGATCGCCGTGGTCGGCATGGTCCTGATCAACGCGATGTCGATGTACTCGGCCGGCTTCACCGCGCTGACACTGGGCATCAAGGTGCCGCGCGCCTGGGCGGTCTCCGTGAACGCCGTGATCAGCGTGGTGCTCGGACTGATCCTGATGCTGGCGGCGACAAGCTTCCTCGGCTCCTTCGTCGCGTTCCTCTCACTGCTCGCGGTGGCCTTCTCGGCGTGGATAGGGGTCTTCGGCGCGGACATGCTGCTCGGCCGGAAGTACGACCCGGTGGCCCTGATGGACACCACCCGGACCAGCGCCTACTGGTACCGGGGCGGCTTCAGCCCCGCCGCCGTCGGCGCCTGGCTCGCCGCGCTGGTCACCGGGATGCTGTTCACCACCGCCGGCACCGCGGGCTCCGCATGGTTCAGCGGGCCGTTCGCGGACACCTGGCTGGGCCGCAACGGCCTCGGCTGGGTGGTCACCATCCTGGTCTCGGGCGTGCTCTACGCCGTACTCCCGAAGCCGGAACCGAAGCCCCAGGGCGGCTCGGCGGGCCAGGGTCCCGACGCGGACCGTGAGCCTGCGGGGCTACCTATCTGA
- the rnc gene encoding ribonuclease III, which produces MSDVNKTDNASSHTLLEGRLGYTLESALLVRALTHRSYAYENGGLPTNERLEFLGDSVLGLVVTDTLYRTHPDLPEGQLAKLRAAVVNSRALAGVSRGLELGLFIRLGRGEEGTGGRDKASILADTLEAVIGAVYLDQGLEAASELVHRLFDPLIELSSNLGAGLDWKTSLQELTASEGLGVPEYLVSETGPDHEKTFTAAARVGGVSYGTGTGRSKKEAEQQAAESAWRAISAAAEERAVAAETAPAAHGEDADTSSAPAAGTASA; this is translated from the coding sequence ATGTCTGACGTCAACAAGACGGACAATGCCTCGTCCCACACGCTTCTGGAAGGGCGGCTCGGGTACACACTCGAGTCCGCCCTTCTGGTGCGTGCGCTGACCCACCGTTCGTACGCGTACGAGAACGGCGGTCTGCCCACCAACGAGCGGCTGGAGTTCCTGGGGGACTCCGTGCTCGGCCTGGTGGTCACGGACACGCTCTATCGCACCCACCCCGATCTCCCGGAGGGCCAGCTGGCCAAGCTCCGGGCGGCGGTGGTCAACTCGCGTGCGCTCGCAGGGGTGAGCCGTGGCCTCGAACTCGGTCTCTTCATCCGGCTCGGCCGGGGCGAAGAAGGCACGGGCGGGCGGGACAAGGCGTCCATCCTCGCCGACACCCTGGAAGCGGTGATCGGCGCCGTCTATCTCGATCAGGGCCTCGAAGCGGCGTCCGAGCTGGTGCACCGGCTCTTCGACCCCCTCATCGAGCTGTCCTCCAACCTTGGTGCGGGCCTGGACTGGAAGACCAGCCTCCAGGAACTCACCGCAAGTGAAGGGCTCGGGGTCCCGGAATACCTGGTCAGTGAGACAGGTCCGGACCACGAGAAGACCTTCACAGCTGCCGCTCGCGTCGGTGGTGTCTCGTACGGCACCGGCACCGGCCGCAGCAAGAAGGAAGCGGAACAGCAGGCGGCGGAGTCCGCGTGGCGTGCGATCAGCGCCGCGGCGGAAGAGCGGGCGGTGGCGGCCGAGACCGCCCCCGCCGCCCACGGAGAGGACGCCGACACCTCTTCGGCTCCGGCCGCCGGCACGGCCTCGGCCTGA